GCTCGCCCAGCATCTCTCCCGGCGCCTGTCGAGCCTGGCCCAGGCCGCGAGGGTGATCGCCGACGGGGATCTCACCGCGACGATTCCCGTCTCGCCCGACTGGTCGGGTCGGGACGAGATCGACGATCTGGCCGCCTCCTTCGCCATGATGCGCCACTCGCTGGTACACGTGCTGACGGAATTGCAGGAGACCTCGGGGCAGATGAGCGATTCGGCCCAGGATCTCTCCAGCGCCGCGCGGGATCTCTCCCGGCTGACCGAGGAGATCTCGGGCACCGCACGCCGCCTGGCCTCCGGCGCCGAGAGCACGGTGGAACGCATTCACCGGACTTCCCGGGTGACCCACAAGGTGGCCGCCTCGGCCGAGCGCATCGGTCAGCGGGCGGCGGCGGCCCTCGAACTGACGCGGCAGGCGGGCAACGCCGCCGGCCGGGGACGGGAGCTGGCCTCCCGGGCCGACGAAGAACTCGAGCATCTCGGCGCTCGCATCGAGGCGATGAGCCGCACGGTGGAGGGCTTTCGCGAGCAGGCCCTGTCGATCAACAAGACCGTGGAGATGATCGCCAGCATCGCGCAGCAGACCCACCTGGTGGCGCTCAACGCGGCCATCGAGGCGGCCCGGGCCGGCGAGCACGGCGAGGGTTTCGCGGTGGTCGCCGAGGAAGTGCGCCTGCTGGCCGAGCGGGCGGGACGTTACGCGGAGAAGATCTCCGGCTTCGCCGACCACATCAACTCCGGTTCGGGCCGGGTCATCGCCACCATGCAGGAGGCGACCCAGGCCACCCGCCACGGCCGCTCGGTGGTCTCCGGCGCCAGCGAGACGCTGCGCGACATCGCCGGCGGCGTGCTGCCCCTGGTGCGCCAGGTGGAGGAGATCGCGGGCCTGGCCGCCGAGCAGGTCCAGGGGATGGAAGAACTGGTCGAGGGCATGGAGGAGATCTCCCGCATCGCCAGCGAAGGCGCCGAGGGGATCGAGGAGACCTCGGCGGCCACGGCGCGGCAGAACCGCTCGATGGACGCCATGGCGCACTCGGCGGTGGGGCTGGCCGACACGGCGGGCCGGCTGCGGGACTTGTGCGCGGTCTTCCGCCTCGGCGGCGAAGAGCGGGAGGCACGGTGAGCGGAGAGGACGCCGGTGTGGCGCGCGCCGACCGGGGTCGGCACCTCGCCTTGCACCTGCCCGGCGGGCTGCTGCTGCTGGACGTGGAGGTGGCCGGCCGGGTCGAACCCGCCCTGACCGTGTTGCCGGTGCCCCACTCTCCGGAGGGGGTCATCGGCCTGGCTGAACTCAGGGGGCGGCCGGTGACCCTGATCGATCCCAGCGTGTGGCTCGAGGGACGGGGCCGCCTGGCCTCCTCCCCGGCGGAACTGGGCGCCGGGGGCGTGCAGGCTCTGCTCCTGGCCCCACCCCTGAACCATCTGGCCTTCGGGTTGCCGCCCTCGGCGACCCTGCGTCCCCTCCGCGGGTCCCCGGAGTCCGGCGTCGTTCTCGATGCGAAGGCGATCGTCGCCCGCTTCGCCCCCGCGGTGCAGCCCGCCCCATGAACCGCAGCGAATTGCTCGGGATCTTCTGCGACGAGGCCCGCACCCACCTCGCCGCCGCCCTGGAGGAGCTTCGGGAGCTGGTGCCCGACTCCGCCCGGAGCCTCGACGAGCTGTTCCGCCGTTTCCATTCCGTCAAGGGCATGGCGGCGTCCCTGGGCCTGGACGACCTCCGGCAAAGCCTGCACGAAGCCGAGGAAACGGTGGACGAGGCCCGGCGTGCGGGGCGGGGCCTCGACGCCGGCGCCATCGAGGCCCTCGCCGGTCACTGCCGCCGGGCCCTGGGCCGCCTGGACCGCATGGAAGGCTTCGAGGAGGACACCACCGCCGGGGAGATCCTCTCCCAGGCCCGGGGCGCCCTGCCGCCGGTGCGGGTCGACGCCGACCGCCTCGATCGCCTGCTCGACCTGGTGATGAGCCTGTCGGTCTCCCAGCAGCGTCTCGAACACGTGCTCGGTCTGCCCGACGATCCCGGGATGCTGGCCATCCGGGACACCCTGGCCGAGGCCGTCCGGGGACTGCGGCGGGAGATCCTGGAGATTCGCCTGCTGCCCGTGCGAGGCCTGCTGCCCCTCCTCGAGCGGGCACTGCGGAACTGGGCCCGGGAGCAGGGTGTGAAGGTGGCCCTGTCGGTTCGGGGCGAGTCCACCCGCATCGATCGCACGCTCCTCGAGCGCCTGGTCGATCCCCTGGGGCAACTCCTGCGCAACGCGGTGGCCCATGGCATCGAGGCGCCGGAAGAGCGCCTGCGGGCGGGCAAGCCCGAACGGGGTCGCATCGACCTGCAGATCGGTGCGGGCAAGGACCGGGTCCGTTTCGTGGTGCGGGACGACGGCCGGGGGATCGAGGCCGCCGCCGTGGTCCAGCGGGCTGTCGAGCGGGGGGTCCTGCCCGCCGGCGCCGATCACCGCCTGGACGAGGGCCGGGCGCTGGGGCTGCTGGCCACCCCGGGCATGTCGGGCCGGGGGCGGGCCGACCTGCTGGCCGGTCGGGGGGTGGGGCTGGCGGCGGTGCGGGCCCAGGTGGAGAGACTGGGCGGCCGCTTGCACCTGGCCAGCCGCCCCGGTGGCGGCTTTGCGGCGAGTTTCGAGATTCCCACCCGCGTCGCCCTGGTGGACGTCTTTCTCGTGCGTTGTGGCGAACATCGTTTCGCGGTGCCCGTGACCACGGTCCGTCATGTGTTGGAAGGCGTGGAACCCGCCTCGGTCACCGAGGGCCTCCCCGACGAGATCGACTCCCTGTCCCGGCGCCTGGGGCTCCGGGAGGCGGCTCCCCCCGACCCCCACGCCGCCTGCCTGGTGATCGAGCGCGAAGGGGGCCGGGTGGGTCTGAAGGTGGACCAGATAGCCGGTCGCCGGGAACTGGTCGTCCGCTCCCTGGGGCCGCCCCTGGACCGGCAGGGGCCCTGGGCGGGGGCCGCCGTTCTCCCCGAAGGCGGCGTGGCGCTGGTGGTCGATCCCCAGCGGTTGGTGGACAATCCCTGAGTGCCGGTCCACATCCCCGTCGACCGGCCCGAGATCCAGCCGATGCCTCCTTCGAGTCCCGGGTCCTGGCCGCCGGCACGCCGCCGCTGGGGCCAGAACTTTCTTGCCTCGCCCGCGGTGGCCCGCCGGCTGGTCGACCTCTTCCTGGGGGACGTCGCCGGCGAGCGACGGGCCCTGCCCGTGGTGGAGATCGGGCCGGGCCGGGGTGCCCTGACCCGGGAACTGGCTTCCCGGGTTCGGCGGCTGGTGGCCCTCGAAATCGACCCCCTGTTGCACGAAGAGTTGCTGCGGGAGCTGGGAGCGTCGCCCGCGCTGGAAGTGCGGCTCGGCGATGCCCTGGAGACCGACTTCGAGGCCCTGGCCGAAGAACTCGGCGGCGCCTTTCGCGTCATTGGCAACCTGCCCTACAACGTGGGAACCGCCGTGGTGCGACGCCTGCTGCGGGTGTCGGCCGTGGCGGACTTCCAGGTCGTCCTGCAGCAGGAGGTGGTCGATCGCTTTCTCGCCCGGCCCGGGACCAAGGCCTACGGGCCCCTGGCCGTGATCAGTCAACTGCGGGGCCGACCCCGCCGGCTCCTCGCCCTGCCTCCCTCCCTCTTCCGGCCCCGGCCCAAGGTGCATTCGGCGGTGCTCAGCCTGGTCGTCGACCCCCGGGCCCCCCTGGCCGCCGGCGACGTCGAGAACCTGGAGCGCTGGCTCTTTCGCGGCTTCGGTCACCGGCGCAAGACCCTCGCCGGCAACCTGGGACCCTGGAAGGAGGCGGTGCGGGAGTTCCTCGTCGGCCGGGGCCTGCCCGCCGACGCCCGGGCCGAGGCGGTGCCCGCCGAGGATTGGCTCGCACTGGGGCGGCGACTGGACGCCATCGCCGGGGCGTCCCGATGAGCGGGGTGCGCCCTCCCCGGCCGGTGGGATAATCCCGCCGATGAACAGCGCTCTCGAGATCGTCTCCGTCGGCGGCAGCGGCGGGTTCGGGCAGAACGCCACCTTGCTCGTCTGGGAGCGGGTGGGGCTGCTGATCGACTTCGGCATCGGGTTTCCGCGGGGTGCGCCGGTGGGAGCCACCCGGGTGGTGCCCGACGCCGAACCGCTGGTCGGCCGTTGCGAGCGCCTGGCGGGGATCGTTCTGACCCACGCCCACGACGACCACGCGGCGGGGCTGGCCTGGCTGCCCGCAGCCTGGCAGGGGGCGACCGTCTACGGCTCCGCCTGGACCCTGGCGGCCGCCCGCGACCGCTACGAACAGGTCACCGGCAGGCGCCTGGTCGGGCGGACGGTCGACGGGGGGCAACGGGTGGAGTGCGGCCCCTTCGCCTTTCACCTGCTGCCGGTGACCCATTCGGCTCCCGAGAGCCGGGCCGTGCTGATCCGGACGCCCGTGGGCAGCGTGGTCCACAGCGGCGACTTCAAGCTCGATCCCCGTCCGTGGAGGGGCGCGCCCACCGATTTCGAAGCGTTTCGCCGACTGACCCGGGGCAAGGTACGGGTGCTGATGGTGGATTCCACCGGAGCGCGGCGCCGAGGCCGGAGCCGGTCGGAGAGCGAAGTGCGACCGGCCCTGGAAGAACACATCCTGGGCGCTCGGGGCCAGGTGGTGGTCTCCACCTTCGCCAGCCATCTCCACCGTCTCGAGGCGGTCGCCGAGGTGGCGCGGGCGGCGGGGCGCCGGGTCGCTCCCCTGGGCCAGCGGATGAACGAAGTCCTGCGCCGCGCCGTGGACATGGGGAGCTGGGCGCCCCCTCCCGGTTTGCTGGTGAGTGCCGAAGAACTGGCCCGGGAG
Above is a window of Acidobacteriota bacterium DNA encoding:
- a CDS encoding chemotaxis protein CheW, which encodes MNRSELLGIFCDEARTHLAAALEELRELVPDSARSLDELFRRFHSVKGMAASLGLDDLRQSLHEAEETVDEARRAGRGLDAGAIEALAGHCRRALGRLDRMEGFEEDTTAGEILSQARGALPPVRVDADRLDRLLDLVMSLSVSQQRLEHVLGLPDDPGMLAIRDTLAEAVRGLRREILEIRLLPVRGLLPLLERALRNWAREQGVKVALSVRGESTRIDRTLLERLVDPLGQLLRNAVAHGIEAPEERLRAGKPERGRIDLQIGAGKDRVRFVVRDDGRGIEAAAVVQRAVERGVLPAGADHRLDEGRALGLLATPGMSGRGRADLLAGRGVGLAAVRAQVERLGGRLHLASRPGGGFAASFEIPTRVALVDVFLVRCGEHRFAVPVTTVRHVLEGVEPASVTEGLPDEIDSLSRRLGLREAAPPDPHAACLVIEREGGRVGLKVDQIAGRRELVVRSLGPPLDRQGPWAGAAVLPEGGVALVVDPQRLVDNP
- a CDS encoding ribonuclease J, translating into MNSALEIVSVGGSGGFGQNATLLVWERVGLLIDFGIGFPRGAPVGATRVVPDAEPLVGRCERLAGIVLTHAHDDHAAGLAWLPAAWQGATVYGSAWTLAAARDRYEQVTGRRLVGRTVDGGQRVECGPFAFHLLPVTHSAPESRAVLIRTPVGSVVHSGDFKLDPRPWRGAPTDFEAFRRLTRGKVRVLMVDSTGARRRGRSRSESEVRPALEEHILGARGQVVVSTFASHLHRLEAVAEVARAAGRRVAPLGQRMNEVLRRAVDMGSWAPPPGLLVSAEELAREPPAARLYLAGGCQGEPGSSLSRISRGDFPGVAVGRGDLLLLSSSTIPGSEVQVGALEDRFLRLGCPVVSARDDPRLHASGHGNREEITEFIARIHPEILLPIHGDRVHLERCAELGRALGAGPGRVEILERGESLLLDASTARRGEGVELSPRVLDDAGRHLAREEIRDRRRLGKGGVVVVRASWDPGREEPRIRSEALGIPQWQGDAGRSGRVEAMVRTLLEGVSRPDPGLEELVARRVSRFLRSGRRDRPQVVVILDPGPALDKQEESR
- a CDS encoding methyl-accepting chemotaxis protein, producing the protein MKQKLAAAFMLIAAFTGISVLATRLLERHLGLGAAVFTLCLILLLSLGGAVLLAQHLSRRLSSLAQAARVIADGDLTATIPVSPDWSGRDEIDDLAASFAMMRHSLVHVLTELQETSGQMSDSAQDLSSAARDLSRLTEEISGTARRLASGAESTVERIHRTSRVTHKVAASAERIGQRAAAALELTRQAGNAAGRGRELASRADEELEHLGARIEAMSRTVEGFREQALSINKTVEMIASIAQQTHLVALNAAIEAARAGEHGEGFAVVAEEVRLLAERAGRYAEKISGFADHINSGSGRVIATMQEATQATRHGRSVVSGASETLRDIAGGVLPLVRQVEEIAGLAAEQVQGMEELVEGMEEISRIASEGAEGIEETSAATARQNRSMDAMAHSAVGLADTAGRLRDLCAVFRLGGEEREAR
- the rsmA gene encoding 16S rRNA (adenine(1518)-N(6)/adenine(1519)-N(6))-dimethyltransferase RsmA produces the protein MPVHIPVDRPEIQPMPPSSPGSWPPARRRWGQNFLASPAVARRLVDLFLGDVAGERRALPVVEIGPGRGALTRELASRVRRLVALEIDPLLHEELLRELGASPALEVRLGDALETDFEALAEELGGAFRVIGNLPYNVGTAVVRRLLRVSAVADFQVVLQQEVVDRFLARPGTKAYGPLAVISQLRGRPRRLLALPPSLFRPRPKVHSAVLSLVVDPRAPLAAGDVENLERWLFRGFGHRRKTLAGNLGPWKEAVREFLVGRGLPADARAEAVPAEDWLALGRRLDAIAGASR